Proteins encoded by one window of Bacteroidota bacterium:
- a CDS encoding fatty acid desaturase → MSTPLIKDDRLKEVQWKDLLYLTRREIAVEILLSLPWLVGSCVLAYFHLYLPALVCSFFFFLTGLRQSHNAQHYTMGISNRATEWFLFFLSSTMMASMHAVKYNHIQHHKHPLSEKDVEARSAKMNWWKAIMTGPYFIILIHRHAMQYANKFIKRWIFFEVSVILLVFFITYFIIRIDWITYHVTVMIIGECFTSFFAVWTVHHDCDSNKLNSRTLRGPFITKIFYNMFYHTEHHLFPKVPTCHLPELAERIDKVMPEIKDKTVL, encoded by the coding sequence ATGTCGACACCATTAATTAAAGATGATCGTTTGAAAGAAGTACAATGGAAAGATCTGTTGTATTTAACAAGAAGGGAAATTGCAGTGGAAATTCTGTTATCTCTTCCCTGGTTGGTTGGTTCCTGCGTTTTGGCTTATTTTCATTTGTATCTTCCTGCATTGGTTTGTTCCTTTTTTTTCTTTTTGACAGGATTGCGCCAATCACATAACGCGCAACATTACACTATGGGAATTTCTAACCGCGCCACCGAATGGTTCCTGTTCTTTTTAAGCAGCACCATGATGGCAAGCATGCATGCCGTAAAATATAATCACATTCAACATCACAAACATCCCCTAAGCGAAAAAGATGTGGAGGCGAGAAGTGCAAAAATGAATTGGTGGAAAGCAATAATGACTGGTCCCTATTTTATTATTTTGATTCATCGGCATGCCATGCAGTACGCAAATAAATTTATTAAACGCTGGATCTTTTTTGAAGTGAGTGTCATCCTTTTGGTATTTTTTATTACCTATTTTATAATCCGTATCGATTGGATCACTTATCATGTGACAGTGATGATTATTGGTGAATGTTTTACCTCGTTTTTTGCGGTCTGGACAGTTCATCACGATTGCGACAGTAACAAATTAAATTCCCGAACTTTGCGGGGGCCATTTATAACAAAAATATTTTATAATATGTTTTATCATACCGAACATCATTTATTTCCTAAAGTGCCTACTTGTCATCTACCCGAATTAGCAGAGCGTATTGACAAGGTAATGCCAGAAATTAAGGATAAAACGGTTTTATAA
- a CDS encoding TIGR01777 family protein, with protein sequence MKIVIAGGSGFIGTYLAKYFADKGNEIIILSRSSHPTKNNIKYILWDAKSLGTWKDVLENSDILINLSGKSVNCRYTKKNKKEILESRIKATTILGTAINTLQHPPKIWFNAASATIYRHADDYPQDELTGEIGSDFSMDVCKAWEKCFYEQNVPHTRKIVLRMAITLGIEGGVILRFKNLVRFGLGGKMSHGQQMMSWVHVEDIARSIEFLAANENLNGIFNISSPYPLNNDAFMRAIRKAMGMPIGISTPRWFLAFGAFLIGTETELIMKSRWVIPQKLIAAGFHFKYPKIEDVMKDI encoded by the coding sequence ATGAAAATAGTAATAGCCGGGGGAAGTGGATTTATCGGAACTTATCTTGCAAAATATTTTGCTGATAAGGGAAACGAAATTATAATTTTATCCCGAAGCTCTCATCCCACCAAAAATAATATTAAATATATTTTATGGGATGCAAAAAGTTTAGGGACATGGAAGGATGTATTGGAGAATTCTGATATATTGATAAACCTTAGCGGCAAAAGTGTAAATTGCAGATACACGAAAAAAAATAAAAAAGAAATACTTGAATCACGCATTAAGGCAACAACAATTTTGGGTACTGCCATTAATACTTTACAACATCCTCCCAAAATATGGTTCAATGCTGCTTCAGCAACTATTTATCGGCACGCTGATGATTATCCTCAGGACGAATTAACGGGAGAGATCGGAAGCGATTTCAGCATGGATGTTTGTAAGGCCTGGGAAAAATGTTTTTACGAACAAAATGTTCCGCATACCAGAAAAATTGTTTTGCGTATGGCAATTACTCTGGGCATTGAAGGTGGTGTTATTCTGCGATTCAAGAATTTGGTGCGATTTGGTCTGGGTGGAAAAATGAGTCACGGACAACAAATGATGAGTTGGGTACACGTGGAAGATATAGCCAGAAGCATAGAATTTTTGGCAGCGAATGAAAATTTAAACGGCATTTTTAATATTTCATCTCCCTACCCCTTAAATAATGATGCATTTATGCGTGCAATCAGAAAAGCAATGGGAATGCCCATTGGTATATCAACTCCCCGTTGGTTTCTTGCCTTCGGTGCATTTTTGATCGGAACAGAAACAGAACTAATTATGAAAAGCAGATGGGTGATACCACAAAAATTAATTGCCGCAGGATTTCACTTTAAGTATCCGAAAATTGAGGATGTGATGAAGGATATTTAA